The nucleotide window GGTGGCCTCGGAAAAACAGCTCGGAACGGCACCCAATCCCTACCGGACTCCCACCCTGATGCATCTGGCCTCCTTGGCCACTAACTCGGGTAACAAAGAAGCGGCTCTGGCCGATTATCGGGAAATCATGGCTGCGGAAACCAAAGGGGAAGTTTGCTCCGAAGCGGCCCTCAAAGCGGCCCAGATTGAATCCGAGCTCGGTCACCCGGAGGAAGCGCGGAAAATGTTCGAGAAAGTGGCTTCCTCCAAAGACTCGGGACGCTGGCAAAGCATTGCTGCACTCGGCTCACTGCGTCTGGCCTCCCAGTCCGGTGACAACAGTGCGATCCTGCGGAACTCGGAAAGCGCCCTGGCCGTTGATTCCGAGAACAAACCGGAAATCCTGCTCCTCCAGGCGAATGCCCTCAGAAAGATAGGAAAGAACTCCAAGGCGCTTGAGAACTACGATGCAATCATCCGAGAGTACCCGGGAAGCAAGGCCGCTTCCGAGTCTCCGTTCCAGCGTCTCCTGGTGCTCCATGCTCTGCGAAATCCGGATCTTGCCGCGGAAATCGATCACTACCTCCTGACAGCCAGCGACCCCTCCGATAGGGCACGCGCCCAGTTACTCAAGGCCGAAGCCACCCTCATGGCGTCGAAGTATGTTGAAGCAGCCCTGCTCTACCACAACCTCCCAGTCAAAGACCTGCCGCCGGCCGCAAAGCCGGACATTCTCTACAAGGAGGCTTGGGCGCTCATGCAAGCGAACACTCAGGCCGCCGCAGATCAGTCCAAGCCAGCTGACCCAGCCCTGCAGGCAGAAACGATCGCAGCTCTGACGTGCTTCATCGAGTCCTGCCCTGATGACTCTCGGACTCCCGCGACCCTGGCCCAACGGGGACTTCTGAACCTCAGGCAAAAGAATTTCGATGCAGCTGCAACTGATTTCACGATGCTTGAGACCCGCTACCCGAAAGCTCCCGAACGGGAACTGGCTCTCCAACAGAAGGCCCTTCTACTCGGACAGCAGCAGAAGAGCGATGAGATGGTCGCCACATTCACCCAACTCCTCCGTGACTATCCGAAGAGCAGCGCTGCCCCGGAGGCCCATTACTGGATCGGACTGACAGCCCTCGACCGCAAGGATTATGCCACGGCAGTCATAGAACTTGCCGAAGCCCGCAAGGGAGATCCCAAACAGTTCGGAGAACGGGCCGGACTCCGGATCCTGCTTGCCCGGTATGATCAGAATGACGTGGGAGAAGCCTCGCGCGAGGCCATGGCCTTGAAGCCAGCACTCATTCCTCCCGAGCTCGGACGTTGGCTCGGCCTGAAAACCATGGAAGCCGGTGATCCCGCGAAGGCCGAACGTTTTCTTACGCCCCTTGTGAAAGCAGGCCTGCCCGGTAATACGGATTCAGAAATCCAGGGCACGCTGGCCCAGTCACTCATCCTACAGAATAAACTCAAAGAGGCCCAGATACCCGCTGCCGCCTGCCTGAAACTAGCCAAGGATCCAGCAGCCAGGGCCAAGGCCCTATTGATGAGCGCGGCGATCCAACACTCGCTGAAGGATCTGAACTCTGCCTCCTCCATGGTGGAAGAGGTGATGCTTCTGCAACCGGAGGGACCGATCAACGCGGAGGCCCGGATCCTGAGCGGTGATCTGCAGGCTGCAAAGCAGGACTACTCCGGGGCCGCCAAAGCCTACATCACGGTCGCCGTGCTTTACGATGACTCCGTTCTGGCTCCCAAGGCGCTGGTGCGAGCCGCCGATGCCTATCGCCGGGCTGGTAATGAAACCGAGGCTCAGAAAACGCTGGACGAACTCCACAAACGTTTTCCAAATTTTCCGAACAATCCCGGCCCGTCAAAATCAAAACCATGAATACCATAAAGAGCCTTTCTCTCGTTTCGCTTATTCTTTTTTTCTTCCTAGACGCCTGCCTGATGCCTGGAGCGCTCATGGCCAACGGGACAAATACCACCTCGGCGACTCTGGCGACTCTCCCGGCGACCAATGTGACTACATCTCTAGTAGCTACCAATGCAGCCGCCACGAATCCACCAGCTGCCAATTTACCAGCCGCCACCCCATCCCTGATCGCGCATGATTTGACCGAGATTCACGGATCCATCTCCTTGCCCAAGGAATGGACCCTTCTTCCCGGCAAACTGCTGGAGGGGGATGTCCTGCTCGCCACCAAGGAAAAAATTTCCGGGGAGAACGATCCCTACACCACCGGCCTAAGCATGACACTCGACCGCAACGGGGCTAAGGATTCCAATCAGAAACCAACGGAATACGCCATGAGTCTCGCTCGTGAAGCTCATGATAGGGCGGGCGATGAGGCCTCTCCACTCCGGGAGTCTCAGAACGGACCCTTCCATGAAATTCGCTTCGACTTCCCGATTGCCGGGGACCTACCCCTGCAGATCACCGAGGTGCTGCGTGCCAATGAAAAGACCGGAACGCTTGCCGTCATTCTCTGGCAATCTCCGAAGGAGGAAGCGCACGCGCAGCAACGCCTCCGGGATGAGATTCTTTCCAGTCTGACCCTGGGACCTGCCGACTAAATCCTGAAAAATGAGCATTCTGCGAGCCTACAAAAAGCGTCGAGGCAATCTGCCTGCATTTCTGCTGTTTCTCTTCGCCTTGGCGCTTGCTGTTGGCGGCATCGCCTTCTGGCGACTGATGCAACCCAAGCACCTCTCACAAGTCACCCATACACATTCCGGCTGGTCTGCTTCGCAGGAGCAGAAAGAGCGTCCTCCTCTCGCCTTGGCCTCCGATCGTTCGCTGGAGACAATGGACCGTGAATTCACCGATCTGGTCGAGCATGTGATCCCCTCCGTGGTCAGTATCACCACCACGACGGCACCGGATCGTGATGCATTGATCCGTCAATTCTTCGGCCTTGGAGGCGGTAATGTCAGTCAGAATAACAAGATGGGCTCGGGCATGATCGTCTCCCCGGAAGGGTACATCGTCACCAACTGGCATGTCGTCAAAGGCGCCTCACAGGTCACCGTCCAGCTGAGTGACGGCCGTTCCCTTCCCGCATCGTTCGCCGGCGCCGATCAGCGTTCCGATATCGCCGTCCTGAAGGTCGCCACCGAGGGACTTGAACCGATCGCCTTCGGCGACTCAGAGTTGGTCAAAGTGGGCCAAATGGTCTTTGCCGTGGGCAATCCCTTCGGACTTCAGGAAACAGTGACTCAGGGGATCATCAGTGCCAAGGGACGCCGTACCGTCAGCGAGGCCGCCAATGAGTTTTTTCAGACCAGTACCACCATTAACCCGGGCAACTCGGGCGGCCCCCTTGTTGACATCCACGGGAAGGTCATCGGCATCAATAACTTCATCCTCAGCAGGAGCGGCGGCTCCGAGGGGATCGGATTTGCGATTCCCTCCAATGTGGCGCGGCGTGTCTACGAGGATATCGTTCAGCGCGGGCGCGTCATCCATCCCTGGTTCGGGGTTGTCATGCGCCCCTTGAATGCCAGCCTAGCAAAACAACTCGGCCTGCCGGACGCAAATGGAGCCTTAGTCGCCGCCACCCTGGCTGGATCGCCTGCAGAGCGTAGCGGTCTGGTCGGCGGTGACGTGATCACTTCCTTCAACGCTCACCCGATCCGTGATGGGAAGGACCTGCGCAATCGCGTGGCCGAGGCCGAAGTCGGTCCACCCACAGGCATTGGGATTCTCCGCGCGGGAAAACCACTCCAGCTCAGTGTCTCCATGATCGAGGAGCCGGCCAATTAATCCGAAATTCCTCCTTCTCCCCATGGTGACTTCACTCCCATCCTTCCAACATCCGGCTCCCCCACGCTTGCGAAGCCAAGGCCTTCGGAACTAGATTCTCCCTTTGTCATGGCTTCAGATAACTCCACCGGAACATTGCGTGCACACCGTAGTGCTCAGGTCCGGTTGGCACTCTGGGTCCTAGGGGCAATCGCCCTGATCGAGTTAATCCTGGCAGCGATAGCGCTTGCGCCCCGTTTTGTTTCCGGACTGCGAGCTGGCAGCTCTCCCACTCAGTCACAGGTGGAGGCACAAGTGGTTGCCTCGTCGCCTCCCAACTCTCCCACCGCGAGCCAACCAACCACTCCCCGGTCACCGGTCTCTCTGCCGGTAAACCAGCAGGCCGCGATCGCCGCTCCAGTCGATTCCCCTGTTCACTCCACTCTCAAGCAGATCCTGGCCGACCAGAAGGCGGAAACACCTCTCAGGCAGCCACCCGCCGACGCAACACTCAACGGGGCAGCGGCCCTTAAGATCGTTAACGCCCGCCTTTCGAATACGGAGGATGGCTCCAAGAAGCTTCAGGTGGCCATCAAGGCGAACTCTCAAGAGCAGATCGACAGCGCCCAGGAAAAGGTTCAGGTATATTTCTACGATCAGGATGGAGATGAGATCGTTCCGAGCAAGGCGCAAGTCACCTCCAAGTGGCTGAACTGGCAAAGCGGGGAACCGCAGCTTGTGGAGGTGACCTACCTCCCTGAATCTGTGGATCCAGGCGTCAAGTTCGCCGGCTATGTCATTGCCGTCTATTACAAGGGGGATCTTCAGGACTGCCGCGCACAACCAGCACGACTCCAGAAACTTTTCGAGCCCAAGTACTATATCGGCACGGACGAGTGATGCATCGCGTGTTTCCTACCTTGCCCCGGGCGATCTCCCTCGCTCTCGCCTTGTTTCTGGCGCTGATCGTCTGCCTGCCTTCCACGCTCCATGCCCAGATCCTGGTGGATCTTTCCATCAAGCGGTCGTTGTACATCGCCTACGAACCACTTCTGGCCACCGTGCGGATCACCAATCTCTCCGGCAATCCACTTCTGCTGGCAGACGTGGAGGGAAAGAAGTGGTTTGGCTTCCAGGTGGAGACCCTTGACGGGCGCCCCATTCCACCCTCCAACCCCGACTACGAGATCGATCCGATCAAGGTCGGCCCGGGAGAATCGCTCACCCGCACCATCAATCTGGTCCAGCTCTATCCGATCACAGACTTCGGCTCCTACCGGATCAGGGCAAGCGTCTACTCCGCCGAGCTCTCGAATTATTTCAGCAGCCCCCCGCTCACCGTCGAGATCACCGAAGGACGCCTCCTTTGGCAGCAGACCGTGGGAGTGCCTGCAAGGGACGGGATCCGAGGAGGCGGCCGCACCATCAGCCTCCTGTCCCACCGCCTGACGGAGCGGACAGATCTCTATTTGCGGATCGCGGACAAGGATGCCGGGATTGTCTATTGTACCCACCGGCTCGGGGACTATATCTCCTACGGAAAGCCCGACATCATGCTCGACGCTTCCAATATTATCCATGTGCTGCAGAACAACATCCCTCACGAATTTATCTACACAAAGGTCGGTCTGGACGGGAAGATCCTAGCCCAGCTTTCCTACAACGCTCCTAAATCACGTCCCCAGCTCAAGCGCCTCGAGGATGGCACCATCTCAGTCGTGGGAGGTGCCCTGTTCGACCCGAAAGCCACCCCTACGCCCGGCATCATTCCCAATCTCTCCGACCGGCCCGTGCCGCTGCCGACTCCGGAACAGCCAACCCCTACAACGAAGAAGGGTAATAAAAAACATCCCTCTCCTCTACCCACACCCGCTCCTGTTCCCGCCTCCATTCACATCGATTGAGGCATTTCCAAAACCCCTCCACTTGACTAGGAGGAGTTTCAGTCGATAAATACTAGTGCTCATGTCACTCCTTTTCATCAAGCGACCACAGCAATTCATCCAGGTTGCCCTTGCCTGCATGGCCATGCTGATGCTCGGCGCCTGCGCCTCCTATGATAGCCGGTTGAACTCCACGGCCACCCAGTACCTCGGCACCGACGGCTCGATCGTCACAAGGACCTCCACGGCCTCGCTGGCCGACCGGATCTCCTACTGGGCGGGTGAGTCAGCGAACGGCCCTGGCCATATCGTCATCAACATCAGCCAGCAGAAACTCTTCTACTACAAGGGAGGGAAACTCGTCGGCATCTCCGCAGTCTCAACCGGCAAGGATGGACACGACTCGCCAGTAGGTAATTTCAAAGTCCAGAAGAAGGAAAAAGAGCATGCCTCCAATCTCTACGGCGACTTCGTCGACGCCTCTGGCACTGTGGTGGTAAAGAACGTTGATGCCATTAAAGACAAGCCTCCTGCAGGAGCTCACTTTCAGGGCTCTTCCATGCCGTGGTTCATGCAGTTTGCTCCGGGTGTTGGAATGCACACCGGCTTCCTGCCGGGAATCCCTGATTCCCACGGTTGCATCCGCCTGCCCGACAGAATGGCCAGAATTTTCTATGAGGTGACACCTCTTGGAACGCCAGTCAGCGTCGAGAAGTAGGGGCCCGCGGGCTTTTAGCCTGTTGGACTTTTAGACTTTTGGGATCTTGTACCAACTATCCTGTTTGCTGGCACCTAACAGCCTAACAGTCTAATAGTCTATAAGCCCCGACTTCTATGCCTTCCTCAGTGATCACTGTCCCGGTTCCGCTTCAGGACTCACCTTATGAGATTCTGATCGGCTCCGGAATACTTTCCCTAGCTGGAGAACTGGCGGCCAAGGTCGTGAAGCCGTGCCGATGCGTATTGATCTCGGATGAAATCGTCGCACCTCTCCATGCGCAAGGTATCCTCGAATCTCTCCGGTGTGCCGGCTTTGAACCCCATCTGCTAACGGTGCCTGCGGGCGAAGCCTCCAAGTCGATGGCGGTTGTGGCTGATCTCTGCGACCGGATGATCCAGCTGGGCTTGGACCGCAAGAGCTCTCTCTTCGCACTCGGCGGAGGTGTTGTCGGGGATCTGGCCGGATTTGTCGCCTCGATCCACTACCGCGGCATCCCCGTTATCCAGCTTCCAACGACGGTCGTAGCCCAGGTCGACAGCTCCATCGGAGGAAAGACAGGCGTAAACAGCCCTCTGGGAAAAAACCTGATCGGCACCTTCCATCAGCCCCGACTTGTGCTCTCCGACACAGCCACTCTCTCCACTCTCCCAGAGCGAATCTTCCAGGAAGGACTTGCCGAGGCGATCAAGCATGCCGCGATCGCC belongs to Verrucomicrobiota bacterium and includes:
- a CDS encoding L,D-transpeptidase family protein; its protein translation is MSLLFIKRPQQFIQVALACMAMLMLGACASYDSRLNSTATQYLGTDGSIVTRTSTASLADRISYWAGESANGPGHIVINISQQKLFYYKGGKLVGISAVSTGKDGHDSPVGNFKVQKKEKEHASNLYGDFVDASGTVVVKNVDAIKDKPPAGAHFQGSSMPWFMQFAPGVGMHTGFLPGIPDSHGCIRLPDRMARIFYEVTPLGTPVSVEK
- a CDS encoding trypsin-like peptidase domain-containing protein, translating into MSILRAYKKRRGNLPAFLLFLFALALAVGGIAFWRLMQPKHLSQVTHTHSGWSASQEQKERPPLALASDRSLETMDREFTDLVEHVIPSVVSITTTTAPDRDALIRQFFGLGGGNVSQNNKMGSGMIVSPEGYIVTNWHVVKGASQVTVQLSDGRSLPASFAGADQRSDIAVLKVATEGLEPIAFGDSELVKVGQMVFAVGNPFGLQETVTQGIISAKGRRTVSEAANEFFQTSTTINPGNSGGPLVDIHGKVIGINNFILSRSGGSEGIGFAIPSNVARRVYEDIVQRGRVIHPWFGVVMRPLNASLAKQLGLPDANGALVAATLAGSPAERSGLVGGDVITSFNAHPIRDGKDLRNRVAEAEVGPPTGIGILRAGKPLQLSVSMIEEPAN
- the aroB gene encoding 3-dehydroquinate synthase, yielding MPSSVITVPVPLQDSPYEILIGSGILSLAGELAAKVVKPCRCVLISDEIVAPLHAQGILESLRCAGFEPHLLTVPAGEASKSMAVVADLCDRMIQLGLDRKSSLFALGGGVVGDLAGFVASIHYRGIPVIQLPTTVVAQVDSSIGGKTGVNSPLGKNLIGTFHQPRLVLSDTATLSTLPERIFQEGLAEAIKHAAIADEPMLDLLPPDRLSDLSFFIARNAAIKARIVGEDEFETKGTRALLNFGHTIGHAIEAVAGYGKLSHGECVAIGMIAALDLSVRLAGLPQDQADRVKDVIMTCGLPTSIPSHIPTDSILAALGRDKKFDAGAIRFVLTPKLGSALVSDKVSLDDVTEAIARITT
- a CDS encoding tetratricopeptide repeat protein, translated to MRNCKRKGWGSALLWVAPSILSTLSGLPGLTVTLCGQSLSPEPEVRRALPVTSTSLPTPTPTPVMRALPADSTTLPSPAPSASTETQRIPSTPSTASTTTATSVDAPGSIRLTPIAAADPSVLAASQLAIADGCYSRKQPELAIPEYEKFLIMASRNSVDRERALYRLGESQRQMGSMAAAERSFLKLIAEYPNGQYVPSSSFRLGEIRESRSEYSNAADNFAVTAKGATDPSIRIAALYHQALCLEKSGHQREGESLFRSVASEKQLGTAPNPYRTPTLMHLASLATNSGNKEAALADYREIMAAETKGEVCSEAALKAAQIESELGHPEEARKMFEKVASSKDSGRWQSIAALGSLRLASQSGDNSAILRNSESALAVDSENKPEILLLQANALRKIGKNSKALENYDAIIREYPGSKAASESPFQRLLVLHALRNPDLAAEIDHYLLTASDPSDRARAQLLKAEATLMASKYVEAALLYHNLPVKDLPPAAKPDILYKEAWALMQANTQAAADQSKPADPALQAETIAALTCFIESCPDDSRTPATLAQRGLLNLRQKNFDAAATDFTMLETRYPKAPERELALQQKALLLGQQQKSDEMVATFTQLLRDYPKSSAAPEAHYWIGLTALDRKDYATAVIELAEARKGDPKQFGERAGLRILLARYDQNDVGEASREAMALKPALIPPELGRWLGLKTMEAGDPAKAERFLTPLVKAGLPGNTDSEIQGTLAQSLILQNKLKEAQIPAAACLKLAKDPAARAKALLMSAAIQHSLKDLNSASSMVEEVMLLQPEGPINAEARILSGDLQAAKQDYSGAAKAYITVAVLYDDSVLAPKALVRAADAYRRAGNETEAQKTLDELHKRFPNFPNNPGPSKSKP